The following is a genomic window from Hydrogenobaculum sp. Y04AAS1.
TAATCTGATCTTTTGTGGGGTTTAGGTGATTTTCCTTCATCGTTTCTTTAAAAGCTTTATACATAGAATATATTATATATTTTGGATTTTCATGCTTATAGAAAAAATATGTATCTGGAAATAAATACCCTTCAAAACCATCTGAGTTTATACCAAGCGCTTTGGCATAAGATTTGTCTTTGGCGTACTTTAAAAAAGCTTTTTTAGAACATATACCGTTTTCTTGAAGCCTATTTGCTATATCGTATATATCAAAACCTTCTGGTATTGTGATTTTATGAAGCAAAAACTCTCCCCTTGTTAGCTTTCTATACACTTCAAAAGGGCTTACGATGCCTTTAAATCTATACTCTCCATATTTTATATGGGCGTTTGTAATATAAAGAAGGGCTTCCAATATGTATTTGTTTACTATGCCGTTTCTTGAGAGTTTGTTTATAGCCTCTTCTTTGTTTAATCCGTATATATCTATTGTTTTATTTACTATATGTGGTCTTAAAAGCCAAAAACCAAGCATAAGCACGGTGCCAAGGATTATAAAAGATATCTGTTTAAAGGTTTTCTGCATACTCTTTTAATATTATATATGCACTTATGTGGTCAATCTCTTTTTCATCGCTTAAGCTTTTGGCTTCAAAGGTTGTGTATCTTTCATCTTGTAATACTATATCTATATTTAACTCTTTTTTTAAAAGCTCGTAAAACTTTTTTACCTTTTTCGCCCTTTGGCCTTCCTTTCCAGAAGGCGTTAGTGGGTATCCAAGCACTATTAGCTCTATTTTGTAGGCTTTTACTATATGCTTTAGCGTTTGTATTAGATTTTTATCGTTTTTTATTATCTTAAAGGGTTTATATATCTTTAGATGCTTATCTCCTAAGGCAAGCCCTATTCTTTTTGTTCCGTAATCTATGCCAAGTATCATCGTGATATCTCTTCTTTGTTATACCCTCTCCCACTCAAAACTAACTATATTCTTCTTCTCTTTGCTAAATTCTATACCTATCAAATAAACTTCTTTATCTTTATACTTCTCATAATACCTTTTATCTTTTATCTGTTTTAAAGCTTTTCCTCCTTCTTCTTTATCTTCTAATACCTTAAACTCTATAATATAAACGCTGTCTTGGTTAAAGACACTTAGATCTATCTGACCCTTATTGGTATTGTCTTCTGCTATCACGTTTAGTCCTGCTCCGTTAAAAAGAGCATACACGATAGATGCATAAAAGCCCTCATATGATGATATATCGTTTTTCCTATACCAATCATGAGGAATGCTTGCAAAGAATGTGTATATAGCATCTTTTAGTTTGTCTATATCTTTTGTGAGTATAGCCTTTTTTATATTTGTTTCTGTTTTGCTTACACTTACTGGTTCTCTAAATACATATATCAAAAATGAGCTGTTAAAGCTTTTTCTTACTTCAAGGTTTGGATAAGACAATATGTATGTTCCGTATTCTTCCATAAACTCTTTTATTGTAAGATAGCCCGCTTGAAATAAAAGATTCTCAGGAAATATGTTATCCACATCAAGGTTTGATAAAATCTCTTCTCCCACTTCAAGGTTCTCAAGCTCTGGTAGGTAGTATCTGTTTTTCATAAACATCTTAATAAGAAATGTGGGCGTTCCTGTCTCAAACCAAAAGGCTCTAAACCTTTTCTCTGAGAAAAGAAGGAGTATATCAAAAGGATTGTAAACACTCTCTCCAAGCCAACTATAGCCGTTGTACCAGACTTTTATCTTTTCTTTATCAAAATCCTTTAGCCTGTCTTCAAATACACTTTCAAGCTCAGATTGGGTATAACCGCATACTGTTGAAAACTCTTCATTTAAAGTGATATCCTGAAGCTGATTCAGTCCACTAAATATTGATACTTTTGAAAACCTTGATACACCTGTTAGAAAGGCAAGCTTTAGATAAGGATCCATACCCTTTAATACCGAATAAAAATCTTTCAATATTTCTCTATTTTCCCTTGCTACTTCTATATTTTCTATTGCATCTAATATCGGTTTATCGTACTCATCTATGAGTACTACTACTTGTTGGTTGTATTTTTCGTATAGTTTTTCGATGAGTTCTAAAAACATTTGACTTGGACGCTTTTCTTTTAAGTTTATCTTTTCTTTTTCTGATATCCTATTTACTTGAGATGTCATTAGATCCAATAAAATATCTGAAGTTCTTATATTTCCACTTGCAAAGCTTATTTTTATGATAGGATATCTTTTCTCCCAATTCCAATTATCGTATAGATATAACCCTTTAAATAATTCTTTGTTGCCAGAAAAGGCTTCTTTTAGGGTATCAAGAAAAAGGGATTTACCAAACCTTCTGGGGCGAGATAGAAAATAATATTTACTTGTTAGTTTTGGTATAAAATGTGTTTTATCTACATAGTAAAAACCACCTTCTATGATATCTTTGAAGGTTTGTATGCCTATTGGTAAAAGTTTCATAATATGATTATATCAAATATGACTGGATACGATAAAATCTTATGTTACTACCACCTTGTTTCTACCGGTTTTCTTTGCTTCGTAAAGAGCTTCGTCTGCACGTTTTAAAAGCGTTTCTTTTGTATCGTGCTTTTCTAACGATGCCACGCCAAAAGAGCAAGTTACGTTGATCCCTTCTTCAAAATGAAGATTTCTTATAAGACTTCTTAGTTTTTCAGCTAATATTTTGGCATCTTCTTTTGTGGTCTCTGGAGCTATGATGACAAACTCCTCACCGCCATATCTTGCAAAGATATCGGTATTTCTTATGTTCTCTGATACCACTTTTGCTATGGCTTTTAGCACTTTATCACCTACGTCGTGACCAAAAGAATCGTTTATATGCTTAAAAAAGTCTATGTCAAACATGATAAGACTTAAAGGCCTGTCGTGTCGTTTTGCCAATTTTACATATTCTTCCAATTTATTTTCAAGATACCTTCTATTGTA
Proteins encoded in this region:
- the mltG gene encoding endolytic transglycosylase MltG; translation: MQKTFKQISFIILGTVLMLGFWLLRPHIVNKTIDIYGLNKEEAINKLSRNGIVNKYILEALLYITNAHIKYGEYRFKGIVSPFEVYRKLTRGEFLLHKITIPEGFDIYDIANRLQENGICSKKAFLKYAKDKSYAKALGINSDGFEGYLFPDTYFFYKHENPKYIIYSMYKAFKETMKENHLNPTKDQIIIASIVEKEAKYLKDKPLVASVIYNRLKKDMPLQMDSTVIYALKIEGKWNGTITKKDLSIKSPYNTYLVKGLPPTPICNPGINSIKSAIYPAKSNYLYFVSDKSGNIYFNKSLKNHIKAIKKVDG
- the ruvX gene encoding Holliday junction resolvase RuvX, producing MILGIDYGTKRIGLALGDKHLKIYKPFKIIKNDKNLIQTLKHIVKAYKIELIVLGYPLTPSGKEGQRAKKVKKFYELLKKELNIDIVLQDERYTTFEAKSLSDEKEIDHISAYIILKEYAENL
- a CDS encoding ATP-binding protein; amino-acid sequence: MKLLPIGIQTFKDIIEGGFYYVDKTHFIPKLTSKYYFLSRPRRFGKSLFLDTLKEAFSGNKELFKGLYLYDNWNWEKRYPIIKISFASGNIRTSDILLDLMTSQVNRISEKEKINLKEKRPSQMFLELIEKLYEKYNQQVVVLIDEYDKPILDAIENIEVARENREILKDFYSVLKGMDPYLKLAFLTGVSRFSKVSIFSGLNQLQDITLNEEFSTVCGYTQSELESVFEDRLKDFDKEKIKVWYNGYSWLGESVYNPFDILLLFSEKRFRAFWFETGTPTFLIKMFMKNRYYLPELENLEVGEEILSNLDVDNIFPENLLFQAGYLTIKEFMEEYGTYILSYPNLEVRKSFNSSFLIYVFREPVSVSKTETNIKKAILTKDIDKLKDAIYTFFASIPHDWYRKNDISSYEGFYASIVYALFNGAGLNVIAEDNTNKGQIDLSVFNQDSVYIIEFKVLEDKEEGGKALKQIKDKRYYEKYKDKEVYLIGIEFSKEKKNIVSFEWERV